A single genomic interval of Deltaproteobacteria bacterium harbors:
- a CDS encoding Cache 3/Cache 2 fusion domain-containing protein — protein MRRFFRDWKIQTKITLMAVVLVLLPILIISALALGRFTHALQRAAEADLEHILQDVVSMCRIEQGSLRSRAASSLDMAQSMLKDRGRYLREDRAVTVVFKAVDHETREVRRVELPLLETGDSPITGNSGLVEEIQRLLGGECTVYQRVHEGGLLAISTTVPDRGGPGAPGDYISLTSPLVDAILRGQTYLEQTFKGDRWETRAFGPLRDEGQRIVGALCVKTRDQPIDALKKAIARIRVGRTGYAFVVDTKGNIILHPTKEGRNIASLPNPAESAVISKIIQEGSLLRERQVGTIRYPWVNVELGEKRPRRKITKYVYFKDWDWIIGAGSYEQEIYHAVGRTRLFIYLVSGAIVSAAVFLAVLLSRLLTRPILNLTEITARMARGDFSHQADTSSRDEVGLLGRSFNEMARQILDKTEKLQEIVADRTARLTESEARYQRLFEGSKDGIYISTVEGKFLDVNQSAVELFGYRDKEDLLSIDIPRDLYVNPEDREKMKKEIERHGYVKDFEQRLKKKDGTEVFVLITSNLVRDAQGRPVAYEGIMRDITERKRLDAELKKTQAFLVQTAKTRALGDLVAGVAHELNNPLMASDTILHVISENLHKGCPNQTRLELVQECNRRMAKIINHLREFSRQAETVFEPLDIRLPLENALMIVGQQLLNQNISTEKDLAPNLPVILGDSNQLEQVFLNLISNARDAMQDQDEPRRLIIKTRLIEKETEQEVEVLIGDTGRGIPEEIIDKIFVPFFTTKDVGKGTGLGLAICYGIIENHGGRIEVDSRQDRGTNFRVYLPVPKGDENGKKNPGS, from the coding sequence ATGAGAAGATTCTTCAGGGACTGGAAAATCCAAACGAAGATAACTCTTATGGCGGTAGTCCTGGTCCTCCTTCCCATCCTCATCATCTCGGCACTCGCTCTCGGCCGTTTCACACATGCCCTCCAACGGGCAGCAGAGGCCGACCTGGAACACATCCTTCAGGACGTGGTCTCCATGTGCCGGATCGAACAGGGGTCGCTCCGGAGCAGAGCCGCCTCGAGCCTCGATATGGCCCAGTCCATGCTGAAAGACCGGGGTAGATACCTCAGGGAAGACCGGGCCGTAACGGTTGTATTCAAGGCGGTCGATCACGAGACCCGTGAGGTACGCCGCGTCGAGCTGCCCCTGCTCGAGACGGGCGACTCTCCCATTACCGGGAACAGCGGCCTCGTTGAAGAGATCCAGCGACTGCTCGGCGGCGAGTGTACGGTCTATCAGAGGGTGCACGAAGGCGGTCTTCTCGCAATATCGACTACTGTTCCAGACAGAGGCGGACCCGGAGCCCCGGGTGATTACATCTCCCTCACCTCCCCCCTTGTCGATGCGATACTCAGGGGCCAAACCTATCTGGAACAGACCTTCAAGGGTGACAGATGGGAGACAAGGGCCTTCGGGCCTCTCCGTGACGAAGGGCAGAGGATCGTCGGAGCCCTCTGTGTTAAGACGAGGGACCAGCCGATCGATGCCCTCAAGAAGGCCATTGCCCGGATCAGGGTAGGCCGAACAGGGTACGCCTTTGTAGTGGATACGAAGGGCAATATCATTCTTCATCCCACCAAAGAGGGCAGAAACATCGCCTCCCTGCCAAATCCGGCTGAATCAGCCGTAATCTCCAAGATCATCCAGGAGGGGTCGCTGCTCAGGGAGCGGCAGGTCGGAACCATCCGGTACCCCTGGGTCAACGTGGAGTTGGGGGAGAAGAGACCGAGGAGGAAGATCACAAAGTACGTGTATTTCAAGGACTGGGATTGGATCATCGGTGCGGGGAGCTACGAACAAGAGATCTATCACGCCGTGGGCAGAACCAGGCTGTTTATCTACCTCGTCTCGGGAGCCATCGTGTCGGCGGCCGTTTTCCTGGCGGTGTTGCTGTCCAGACTTCTTACCCGACCCATCCTCAATCTCACCGAGATCACCGCCAGGATGGCCAGAGGCGACTTCTCCCACCAGGCCGATACCTCCAGCAGGGACGAGGTCGGCCTCCTGGGCCGGTCCTTCAACGAGATGGCCCGGCAGATTCTGGACAAAACGGAGAAGCTCCAAGAAATCGTGGCCGACCGGACAGCCAGGCTGACCGAGTCGGAGGCCAGGTATCAGAGGCTCTTCGAGGGGTCGAAAGACGGGATCTATATCTCCACCGTTGAGGGGAAATTCCTCGATGTCAACCAATCGGCCGTAGAGCTGTTCGGCTACAGAGACAAAGAGGATCTCCTCTCAATCGACATCCCTCGAGACCTTTACGTCAATCCCGAAGATCGGGAAAAGATGAAGAAGGAGATCGAGAGACACGGGTATGTCAAGGATTTCGAGCAGAGGTTGAAAAAGAAGGACGGTACAGAGGTCTTCGTCCTGATCACCTCCAATCTCGTCAGGGACGCCCAGGGCAGACCGGTCGCCTACGAGGGAATCATGAGGGACATCACCGAACGCAAGAGACTCGATGCCGAGCTGAAAAAGACCCAGGCCTTCCTGGTTCAGACGGCCAAGACAAGGGCCCTGGGAGATCTTGTGGCCGGTGTCGCCCATGAACTGAACAACCCCCTGATGGCATCAGACACTATCCTCCATGTGATCTCCGAGAACCTCCACAAGGGATGCCCCAACCAGACCCGGCTGGAGCTGGTCCAGGAATGCAACAGAAGGATGGCAAAGATCATCAACCACCTGAGGGAGTTCTCCCGCCAGGCCGAGACGGTTTTTGAGCCTCTAGACATCCGTCTCCCCCTTGAAAACGCCCTGATGATTGTGGGCCAACAACTCCTCAACCAAAACATCTCCACGGAGAAGGATCTGGCTCCGAATTTGCCCGTGATTCTCGGTGATTCCAATCAACTCGAGCAGGTCTTTCTCAACCTGATCTCCAATGCCCGGGACGCCATGCAAGACCAGGACGAACCGAGACGGCTAATCATCAAGACCCGCCTGATCGAGAAGGAGACCGAACAGGAGGTCGAGGTTCTCATAGGGGATACCGGCAGAGGGATCCCCGAGGAGATCATCGACAAGATCTTCGTCCCCTTCTTCACCACAAAAGATGTGGGCAAGGGTACTGGACTGGGCCTTGCCATATGCTACGGAATAATCGAAAACCACGGGGGTCGTATCGAGGTCGACTCCCGCCAGGACAGGGGGACGAATTTCAGAGTCTATCTCCCCGTCCCCAAGGGGGATGAAAATGGCAAGAAGAATCCTGGTAGTTGA
- a CDS encoding response regulator, translating to MARRILVVDDDELVLVALRELLAPRGYAVTTVQSGAQALEEIENHRFDLLILDVIMPRMDGFQLCERIRATEGYSRTPIVMLTAKSDPDEEKRGLAAGADLFLPKPIPPQRLLDLIEATVEKGKRTGARNSH from the coding sequence ATGGCAAGAAGAATCCTGGTAGTTGACGATGACGAACTGGTTCTCGTGGCCTTAAGGGAGCTCCTGGCACCTCGGGGTTACGCTGTCACCACTGTCCAGAGCGGCGCCCAGGCCCTGGAGGAGATTGAAAACCATCGCTTTGATCTCCTCATCCTCGACGTCATCATGCCCCGGATGGACGGTTTCCAGCTCTGCGAGAGGATCCGCGCAACGGAGGGATATTCCCGGACCCCCATCGTCATGCTTACCGCCAAGAGCGACCCGGATGAGGAAAAACGAGGGCTGGCAGCAGGAGCCGATCTGTTCCTTCCAAAACCGATCCCACCCCAGCGCCTCCTCGATCTGATAGAAGCCACCGTCGAGAAGGGGAAGAGAACGGGAGCCCGGAACTCCCACTGA
- the mgtE gene encoding magnesium transporter, with protein sequence MRGALFVPELRELVAAGNRDTIREVFADLHPSDGAELISGLEPHEIMDILAIVGNRASIEIFEQLDLPVQKACLEKAGPKAVLPFIEGMSPDDRVDLIKEVEPEIAERLMPLLAQAERDDIRRLLAYEEGTAGAIMTTEYASVDKDITAAEALNRLRMQAPNKETVYYVYVVDQDRRLTGFVTLKDILLARPTERVEEIMEKDVISVSIDESAEEVADKISHYDFLAIPVIDEERRLVGIVTVDDILDVVEEEATEDIYHLAAAGKPLDYLSTGTFKIARERILWLFILVLTGFVAGAVMQRFQDQLTAVIALVFFIPVLSGTGGNAGTQTTTVIIRGLATGELEMRDIFRILFKEIRIGMLVGLAMGVLTALRAVITSPDPNLVVPLSLTVGLAMVGCVMLAISAGAVLPIFFKKIGLDPALMSGPFISSLMDVFTLLLYLSLAAAIIPIPA encoded by the coding sequence ATGCGGGGTGCTCTTTTTGTTCCCGAGCTTCGAGAACTGGTGGCTGCAGGGAATCGTGATACGATTCGGGAGGTCTTCGCCGATCTCCACCCGTCGGATGGTGCGGAACTCATCTCGGGTTTGGAGCCTCACGAGATCATGGATATTCTGGCCATTGTCGGCAACCGGGCTTCCATTGAGATATTCGAACAGCTCGATCTGCCGGTTCAGAAGGCCTGTCTGGAAAAAGCCGGTCCAAAGGCCGTGCTCCCCTTTATCGAGGGCATGTCTCCGGACGACCGGGTAGACCTGATCAAGGAGGTGGAGCCGGAAATAGCGGAACGCCTCATGCCGCTGCTGGCCCAGGCCGAGCGGGATGACATCAGGCGCCTCCTCGCCTATGAGGAGGGCACGGCCGGGGCCATAATGACCACCGAGTATGCCTCGGTGGACAAGGACATTACAGCGGCCGAAGCCCTCAACCGGCTGAGAATGCAGGCCCCCAACAAGGAGACGGTCTACTATGTCTATGTTGTCGACCAGGATCGGAGATTGACGGGCTTCGTGACCTTGAAGGATATTCTCCTTGCTCGACCGACCGAGCGGGTGGAAGAGATCATGGAGAAGGATGTAATCAGTGTCTCCATTGACGAGAGCGCCGAGGAGGTGGCCGACAAGATCTCTCACTATGATTTTCTGGCCATTCCGGTTATCGACGAGGAGAGACGGCTGGTGGGGATCGTGACCGTGGATGATATTCTCGATGTGGTGGAAGAAGAGGCCACAGAGGACATCTACCACCTGGCGGCTGCAGGAAAGCCGCTCGACTACCTGAGCACTGGGACCTTCAAGATCGCCCGGGAACGGATTCTCTGGCTCTTTATCCTGGTCCTGACGGGATTTGTGGCCGGAGCGGTGATGCAGAGGTTTCAAGACCAGTTGACCGCCGTCATCGCCCTGGTCTTCTTCATCCCGGTCTTGTCCGGAACCGGGGGCAATGCGGGGACCCAGACCACCACGGTCATCATCCGAGGGCTTGCCACAGGGGAACTGGAGATGAGGGATATCTTCAGGATTCTTTTCAAGGAGATTCGGATCGGCATGCTTGTGGGCCTGGCCATGGGCGTTCTTACGGCTCTTCGGGCGGTGATTACCAGCCCGGATCCAAACCTAGTTGTTCCTCTCAGTCTGACCGTGGGGCTGGCCATGGTGGGATGCGTGATGCTTGCCATATCGGCGGGAGCGGTGCTTCCAATCTTTTTCAAGAAGATCGGTCTCGATCCGGCCTTGATGTCAGGCCCCTTTATCAGCAGCCTGATGGACGTGTTCACATTGCTCCTCTATCTGAGCCTGGCAGCAGCCATAATTCCGATTCCCGCCTGA
- a CDS encoding MltA domain-containing protein, whose amino-acid sequence MSLLEDDTSFLTHMAGFVKSMGSGGGGSMDPGGRMVKRFGRFFSALLVALVLLSGCTALRIREVRRPEDALVRLKASRFPRFLDDLDKASLKEALQGSIRYFRSLPQDRLLVLGPDTYTVADAVSSLEAFLGLLEEARTPEEVDRLVASRFQVYQSVGHGWGRRVLFTGYYEPVVEGSLVRDEGHPYPLYRKPDELVTVRLGMFSPRFEGERIMGRLEGDRLVPFYTRAQIDGEGVLEGRGYEIVWLRDKIDRYFLQIQGSGFVRLQDGRCLRVNYDAANGRPYRSIGRLLIDRGKIPRKEMSMQRIRSYLRDNPREVDEVLFHDPSYTFFRVVERGPLGNINVPLTTGRSIATDSRLFPKGGLAFVITEKPVMDEKGDIVEWKPFSRFVVNQDTGGAIRGPARVDLFWGEGEVAAVSAGHMKQRGKLFFLMKRKESR is encoded by the coding sequence ATGAGTCTTTTGGAAGATGATACCTCCTTTCTAACCCATATGGCGGGTTTTGTCAAATCCATGGGGAGCGGAGGCGGTGGTAGTATGGATCCGGGTGGGAGGATGGTGAAGAGATTCGGGAGGTTTTTCTCCGCCTTGTTGGTGGCTCTGGTTCTCCTCTCGGGGTGTACGGCCCTGAGGATTCGTGAGGTGCGGAGGCCGGAGGACGCCCTGGTGCGCCTCAAGGCCAGCCGGTTTCCCAGGTTTCTGGACGACCTCGATAAGGCGTCTCTGAAAGAGGCTCTCCAGGGCAGTATCCGCTACTTCAGATCTCTGCCGCAGGACCGGCTGCTGGTCCTGGGCCCAGACACCTACACGGTGGCCGATGCGGTCTCCTCCCTCGAGGCTTTTCTCGGTCTTCTCGAAGAGGCCCGTACACCTGAAGAGGTGGATCGTCTTGTCGCCAGCCGCTTCCAGGTCTACCAGTCTGTTGGTCACGGTTGGGGGCGCCGGGTGCTCTTTACCGGCTACTACGAACCGGTGGTGGAGGGGAGCCTCGTTCGGGACGAGGGTCACCCCTATCCCCTCTACAGGAAGCCTGACGAACTGGTCACTGTCAGGCTGGGGATGTTCAGTCCGCGTTTCGAGGGGGAGAGGATCATGGGGAGACTGGAAGGGGACCGGCTTGTCCCGTTTTACACCCGGGCCCAGATCGACGGTGAGGGTGTTCTGGAGGGAAGGGGATACGAGATAGTCTGGCTCAGGGACAAGATCGACCGGTATTTCTTGCAGATCCAGGGGTCGGGTTTCGTGCGGCTTCAGGATGGTAGGTGCCTGCGAGTAAACTACGATGCCGCAAACGGGAGGCCGTACCGGAGCATCGGGAGACTTCTCATAGATCGGGGGAAAATCCCGAGAAAGGAGATGTCCATGCAGCGAATCCGATCCTACCTCCGTGACAACCCGCGTGAGGTGGACGAGGTTCTTTTTCACGACCCGAGCTACACCTTCTTCCGTGTGGTGGAGAGGGGCCCGCTGGGGAACATCAACGTCCCCCTCACGACGGGCCGCTCTATTGCCACCGATTCAAGACTCTTTCCAAAGGGAGGACTCGCCTTTGTTATCACGGAAAAACCGGTGATGGACGAGAAGGGGGATATAGTCGAATGGAAACCCTTCTCCAGGTTTGTGGTAAACCAGGATACAGGAGGGGCTATCCGCGGCCCCGCGAGAGTGGACCTGTTTTGGGGGGAGGGAGAGGTGGCCGCGGTTTCTGCAGGGCACATGAAACAGAGGGGGAAGCTCTTTTTCCTGATGAAGAGGAAGGAATCGAGGTGA
- a CDS encoding zinc ribbon domain-containing protein produces the protein MPTYDFVCTKCKKPVSMNLSLQEYEKGKAKCPHCGSMDLKQQITPFMTKTSRKS, from the coding sequence ATGCCGACCTATGATTTTGTCTGCACGAAGTGTAAGAAGCCGGTAAGTATGAATCTGTCGCTCCAGGAGTACGAGAAGGGGAAGGCAAAGTGCCCCCACTGCGGAAGCATGGACCTGAAACAGCAGATTACGCCCTTCATGACCAAGACATCCAGAAAGAGCTGA
- a CDS encoding GNAT family N-acetyltransferase: MTDKPLRLELHQDPSDLMELRDEWEDLLGRSATNTVFQTWEWNTLWWKHFGSSGGLFLITARTPDGRLAGIAPLMTSSEGDGPKRLGFLGGTDLSDYLDFIIRRGEEVPFFEAVADLITTHGELWDTLDLHCLPSDSPTLEHLVRICEKSGFPHTLVMEDVCPRVELPSSWETFLAGMNRKNRHEIRRKSKKIRREAGEYRYLNSSAPFILQDMESFIELHKKSDPAKAVFMNQTREDFFREMASCLHRAGWLDISFLEANGRRLAGLVTFKYGDSLYLYNSGYDKEFGHWSPGWVLISHSIEDAISKGVKTYDFLRGNESYKYRFGARDYVIYRYTVYRREEH; encoded by the coding sequence ATGACGGACAAGCCGCTGAGACTCGAGCTCCATCAGGATCCTTCAGATCTCATGGAGCTCAGAGACGAATGGGAAGACCTCCTCGGCCGGAGTGCGACCAACACGGTGTTCCAGACGTGGGAGTGGAACACTCTCTGGTGGAAACATTTCGGTTCCTCAGGAGGACTCTTCCTCATTACCGCTCGAACTCCCGATGGCAGACTCGCGGGGATAGCCCCTCTTATGACTAGTTCAGAGGGGGACGGCCCAAAGAGGCTCGGTTTCCTGGGAGGTACCGATCTGTCCGACTACCTCGACTTCATTATCCGCCGGGGAGAGGAGGTTCCTTTCTTCGAGGCAGTGGCCGACTTGATCACCACCCACGGGGAACTCTGGGATACCCTCGATCTCCATTGCCTTCCCTCGGATTCCCCCACTCTGGAACACCTTGTGAGAATCTGCGAGAAGAGCGGATTCCCTCACACCCTTGTCATGGAGGATGTCTGCCCGAGGGTCGAACTCCCTTCGAGCTGGGAGACTTTTCTTGCAGGAATGAATCGGAAGAACCGTCACGAGATCAGGCGGAAAAGCAAGAAGATCCGGCGGGAGGCAGGAGAGTACAGGTATCTCAACAGTTCTGCACCATTCATCCTCCAGGATATGGAATCCTTTATCGAACTCCACAAGAAGAGCGATCCTGCAAAAGCGGTTTTCATGAACCAGACAAGGGAGGATTTCTTCAGGGAAATGGCCTCGTGCCTTCACCGGGCAGGATGGCTTGATATCTCCTTCCTCGAAGCCAACGGCAGGAGGCTGGCCGGTCTGGTCACCTTCAAATACGGAGACTCCCTCTACCTCTACAACTCGGGATATGACAAGGAGTTCGGCCACTGGAGTCCCGGCTGGGTTCTGATCAGCCATTCCATAGAGGACGCGATCTCGAAAGGGGTGAAAACCTATGACTTCCTGAGGGGGAACGAGTCCTACAAGTATCGATTCGGGGCGAGGGATTATGTAATCTACAGATATACCGTCTATAGGCGAGAGGAGCATTAA
- a CDS encoding glycosyltransferase, with protein MKRIAMISFHTCPLADLGRKRTGGMNVYVREIGRRLGSSGVEVDVFTRSQSPDVGRVVPLGGKARVVHVQAGPQRPFGKDGIWLYLPAFVRGILDFAHARGIRYDIIHSHYWLSGWAGLELSRQLGAPLVHMFHTLGVMKNMVARVKEERETDLRIGIEKKVMGLSQLIVASTPADRAQMVWYYGADCSKIAVVPCGVDLDLFTPLPKETAKERLGLSGHRILLFVGRIQPIKGLDCLLKAVAMLIDKRGIHSEDLRLLIIGGDRDNRGNSADTEMERLKHLASQLGLDPVVTFLGSQPQEALPLFYSAAEVCLLPSRYESFGMVALESMACGTPVIASRVGGLNYTVRDGQTGYLIPEGNPRAIADRLDRLLRDSALRSFMGSRGIDQAKRHSWENITSQILSLYNRILSRKSSHALGPDRLSVSNTAKEAGICC; from the coding sequence TTGAAACGGATCGCCATGATCAGCTTTCATACCTGTCCCCTGGCCGACCTGGGCAGGAAGCGGACGGGGGGCATGAACGTCTATGTGAGAGAAATCGGGCGCCGCCTCGGGAGCTCCGGTGTCGAGGTGGACGTATTCACCCGCTCTCAAAGCCCTGACGTCGGCAGAGTGGTTCCCCTGGGCGGGAAGGCCCGGGTGGTCCATGTTCAGGCCGGTCCTCAGAGGCCGTTTGGGAAAGACGGGATCTGGCTCTACCTGCCCGCTTTTGTTAGAGGGATCCTGGATTTTGCCCATGCCCGGGGAATCCGTTACGACATCATCCACAGCCACTACTGGCTCTCCGGGTGGGCCGGCCTTGAACTCTCCCGGCAGCTCGGAGCCCCCCTCGTCCATATGTTTCATACCCTCGGCGTGATGAAAAACATGGTAGCCAGGGTGAAGGAGGAAAGAGAGACAGACCTGCGAATCGGTATCGAAAAGAAGGTGATGGGTCTCTCCCAACTCATCGTGGCCTCGACTCCGGCTGATCGAGCCCAAATGGTCTGGTACTACGGAGCGGATTGCAGCAAGATCGCCGTTGTTCCCTGCGGCGTCGACCTCGATCTGTTCACGCCTCTGCCCAAGGAGACTGCAAAGGAGCGACTCGGTCTTTCCGGCCACCGGATCCTTCTGTTCGTGGGGCGGATCCAGCCGATCAAAGGCCTGGACTGTCTTCTCAAGGCGGTGGCCATGCTCATCGATAAGCGGGGTATCCATTCCGAGGACCTCCGGCTTCTCATCATCGGAGGCGATAGGGACAACCGTGGCAATTCGGCAGACACAGAGATGGAGAGGCTGAAGCACCTCGCCTCTCAACTCGGCCTCGATCCTGTGGTAACCTTTCTCGGCTCTCAGCCCCAGGAAGCGCTCCCCCTCTTTTACTCCGCAGCCGAGGTCTGCCTTCTGCCATCCCGCTACGAGTCATTCGGCATGGTGGCATTGGAGTCGATGGCCTGCGGTACTCCCGTGATCGCATCGAGGGTAGGCGGCCTGAACTATACGGTTAGAGACGGCCAGACAGGGTATCTCATCCCCGAGGGAAACCCCCGGGCCATTGCGGACAGGCTCGACAGGCTTCTGCGGGACAGTGCCCTCAGAAGCTTCATGGGAAGCCGAGGGATCGATCAGGCGAAAAGGCATTCGTGGGAAAACATCACCTCCCAGATCCTCTCCCTTTACAACCGGATCCTCTCCCGGAAGAGCTCTCATGCACTCGGTCCTGATCGACTCTCCGTCTCGAACACTGCCAAGGAGGCAGGGATCTGCTGCTGA
- a CDS encoding ribonuclease H-like domain-containing protein, translated as MPSTGIMMGIKERLERLETRSGAKRQARDEIVSDLKKRLERLARDRRIVAEGKKSRPVEELIGGQEVATPHGKTLMREETYGSGYRHGGMLLDRILEIPTDSISVVSRDESLVGLDFSRTLFIDVETTGLAGGTGTCAFLVGVGFFEGGRFITRQFFLRDFSEERAMLWLLGKLAARFRFLVTFNGKRFDVPVLETRFVLSQMENPLRDLPNHDLLFPSMRIWRGAYGDCRLATLESHVLDIQRHDDIPSEMIPYVYFDYLRTGDGNRIQRVFYHNRMDVLSLVTLAGRIHELVHAPQTASKREWVEPYAVGRLLSNRKRTGEAIGCFHHALRICKDSGEWEILKHLSLAMKRERQMEGAVSLWKEMVSLDGSRGLFPYEELGKYYEHHAKDYQEALRWVREASGKLRDLSMVEREALQRRYRRLLSKKSGGKDSGEGVAEISSRSLPPWQCSRRRVDQDRVHESSSGRGSGCKGRGSGR; from the coding sequence TTGCCCTCGACGGGGATCATGATGGGTATCAAAGAGCGGCTGGAAAGACTCGAAACGAGGTCCGGGGCAAAGCGACAGGCCCGGGATGAGATAGTCTCGGATCTGAAGAAGAGGCTCGAGAGACTGGCTCGTGACCGGCGAATAGTGGCAGAGGGGAAGAAGTCGAGACCTGTTGAGGAGTTGATCGGGGGCCAAGAGGTGGCCACCCCCCACGGAAAGACTCTCATGAGGGAGGAGACCTACGGTTCAGGTTACCGCCATGGAGGTATGCTGCTCGACCGGATATTGGAAATCCCGACGGATTCGATTTCCGTAGTTTCCCGGGACGAAAGCCTCGTAGGCCTTGATTTTTCCCGGACTCTCTTCATCGATGTGGAGACTACCGGTCTGGCCGGTGGAACGGGAACCTGCGCGTTTCTGGTGGGTGTGGGTTTTTTCGAAGGGGGCCGATTCATAACGCGCCAGTTCTTTCTCAGGGATTTCTCAGAGGAGAGGGCTATGCTCTGGCTCCTGGGCAAGCTGGCCGCAAGGTTCCGATTCCTCGTGACTTTCAACGGGAAGAGATTCGACGTTCCCGTGCTGGAGACGAGGTTTGTCCTTTCCCAAATGGAAAACCCCTTGAGGGATCTCCCGAACCACGACCTCCTGTTCCCCTCCATGAGGATATGGAGAGGGGCGTATGGGGACTGTCGGTTGGCCACGCTGGAGTCTCACGTACTGGATATCCAGCGTCACGACGACATCCCGAGTGAGATGATCCCCTACGTCTATTTCGACTATCTCAGGACCGGCGACGGAAACCGGATCCAGCGCGTGTTCTATCACAACCGCATGGACGTTCTCTCGCTTGTCACCCTGGCCGGGCGGATCCATGAGCTGGTTCACGCCCCTCAGACGGCCTCCAAAAGGGAGTGGGTCGAGCCTTATGCCGTCGGAAGACTCCTGTCGAATCGGAAAAGAACCGGTGAGGCGATCGGATGTTTTCATCATGCCTTGAGGATCTGCAAGGATTCCGGAGAGTGGGAGATCCTGAAGCACCTTTCCCTGGCCATGAAAAGAGAGAGGCAGATGGAGGGGGCGGTTTCGCTCTGGAAAGAGATGGTCTCTCTGGACGGGAGCCGGGGGCTCTTCCCTTACGAAGAATTGGGAAAGTACTACGAGCACCATGCGAAGGACTATCAGGAAGCTCTGAGATGGGTCAGAGAGGCCTCCGGTAAGCTGAGGGACCTGAGTATGGTCGAGAGGGAGGCCCTCCAACGCCGGTATCGCCGCCTCCTTTCAAAGAAAAGCGGGGGGAAGGACAGCGGCGAGGGCGTGGCGGAAATCAGCAGCAGATCCCTGCCTCCTTGGCAGTGTTCGAGACGGAGAGTCGATCAGGACCGAGTGCATGAGAGCTCTTCCGGGAGAGGATCCGGTTGTAAAGGGAGAGGATCTGGGAGGTGA